TGACCTGCGAGCGGAACAGGTAGTGCGACTCGGCGTGCGTCACGCAGCCGAAGTTCTCCATCGCGCCGGCGTTGAAGTCGGGCACCCAGAGCTGGTCGTACTTCGGCAGCGGGTAGCGCACCCCGAACTTCTCGTGGAAGAAGTCGAAGCCCTGCTTGGTGATCAGGAACAGGTCGTCCGTGTCGAGGTAGGGCGCCATCGACGCCCGGCAGAACGCGCCCAGGTCGATGCCGTCGTGGGTGTCGCGCACCTCGTGGTACGGCCCGGCGCAGAGCGCAGTGATGTACGTGCTCATCCGGGGCGACTCGGTGAAGTGGAGGGTCTTGAGCCCCTCACCCGCCGGCTCCTCACGCTGCACCGGCATGTTGGACACCACCCGCCAGTGCGCCGGCACGGTGGCGTGCCAGGTGTACACGCTCTTCAGGTCCGGCTGGTCGAAGCAGGCGAAGACCCGCTGCGCGTCGGCCGTCTCGAACTGGCTGTAGAGGTACGTCTCGCCGTCCACCGGGTCGACCGTGCGGTGCAACCCCTGACCGCTGTTGGAGTAGCCGAAGTCGGCCTCGACCACAAGGGTGTTCTCGCTGCCCAGCCCGGACAGGGTCAGGCCCTTCTCGGCCGACCAGTCGGACAGGTCGACCGGAGCCCCGTTCAACGTGGCGGAACGCACCGCGTCGGCGGCCACCTCGATGAACGTGCTCGCGCCCGGCTCGGCGCAACGGAATCGGACCTCGGTCGTCGACCGGAACGTGCGGCCGCCGGCCAGCACGGCGGTCGACAGGTCCAGACTGATGTCGTACCCCGTCACGTCGAGCAGGCGTGCCCGCTCGGTCGCCTCCACCTGCGTCAGGTTGCGCACTCCCGGCACTGTTCGTCTCCATCCCACATCTCGCCGTACGCCCGGCGGCGCCCGTTTGCCGACCGCTCGTGGCGGCCGGTCCGGATCCGAGTCTTCCACGTACCGGCAGCCGGCGGTGGCCGAGGTCACGCTCTGATTCGGGTGCCAGCCGGAGCGGGCCGGGGTGAAGATTCGTGGAGACGCCGGATCGCCGGCGCCACCTGTCGCGAAGGGACCTCACCGTGACCGAACGTGTCGCCGTGGACATGTGGTTCGACCCGGCCTGCCCGTGGGCGTGGATCACCTCGCGCTGGCTGCTCGAGGTCGAGAAGGTCCGTGACGTGGACATCCGCTTCCACGTGATGAGCCTGGCCGTGCTCAACGAGGGCCGGGACGAGTTGCCCGAGGAGTACAAGGAGTTCCTGAAGACCGCCTGGGGACCGGTGCGGCTCTGCATCGCCGCCGAGCAGCGGTACGGCGGGGATGTCCTCCGCAAGCTCTACACCGCGCTCGGCACCCGGATCCACCTCGACAAGGAGGAGCGGGGTCGGGAGCTCTACGTCGCCGCGCTGGCCGACGCCGACCTGGACCCGGCGCTGGTCGAGGCCGCCGACAGCACCGAGTACGACGAGGCGCTGCGGGCCAGCCACGAGGCCGGTATGCGGCCGGTCGGGCAGGACGTGGGCACCCCGGTGATCCACGCACCCGGCCCGGACGGCGGGCAGGTCGCGTTCTTCGGCCCGGTGATCACGCCCGCCCCGAAGGGGGAGGCCGCCGGCCGCCTCTGGGACGGCGTACTGCTGGTCGCCGGCACGCCGGGCTTCTACGAGCTCAAGCGCACCCGCGAGCAGGGCCCGATCTTCGACTGATCCACGACCACCACGCGCCCCCGTTCCGGACACCGTCGGCTGCCCGGGCGGGGGCGCGTCGCGTCGGACGCGGGGTGCGCCGCCGGGGGCCGGGAACGGTCACGGCGTCACCGGTGGGCGGGCGGCCTCGTTTCCCTCGGTGTCCGCCGCAGCGACCCGCAGGGCCGCACCCCGCAGCTCGTGGAGGCAATCCCGATGGCCAAGCACCGTGCGTCCGGTGACGATCAACTGACCCGGCAGGGGGTGATCGAGACTCCCGGCGCGGCCTACTGGTCGGTCGACGACTCCCGCTGGCGGGTGGTCCGTCCCGACCTTCCCGCCCACCTGGTGGACCTGCTCGCCCCGCCCATCGTGGTCGGCGTGGCCCGGGTCCCGGTCACCTCCCGCCTGACCCCGCCCGCCGACAGCACGCCGGCGGATGGTCCGGCGCCGCTCGCGGTGCCCGTGCTGGACGTCCAGGTCACTCCCGCGCCGTCGTCGGCCGCGCCGGCCGTACCGTCGCCGGCCGTACCGTCGTCGCCCCCGCCGGCCCTGCCGTCGTCGCCCGCGCCGTCCCTGCCGTCGGCGGCCGCGCCGGCCGAACCCGCGCCGCCTCCGCCGGCACCCGCCGCCCCGCGTCCGGTACCGACGCCGCCGCCGAACCCGCGACCCGTCCCCGCGCCGCCGCACGAGCCGCGCCCCGTGCCGGGGCCGCCCGCCGCGCCGCGCCGCAACGCGACCACCGGGCCCGCCGCGTCCGGCCGGCGGGGCAACGGCGGGTCCGCCGTCGCCGGCCGGCACCGTCGGGGCGCATCCGGCCGCGCCGGCTGACCGCTGCGGCCCGGCGCTTTCATCTGGTGGACGCCGCGCGGGTCCCCGCTACCGGCGACACCGTCGCCGGTAGCGTCAGCGGACATGACGGTCGTACATCCGATCGCCCGGGCCTGGATCACCACCGGCGGCACCGGCGCGCAGAACTACGACGAGTTCGCCGACGACGCGGAGATCACCGCGATCATCGAGGCGAACCCGCACAGTGCCCTCGGCATCGAGATGCCGCACCGAGCGCCGGAGAGCCAGGGGAAGTCCTTCCTCGACGCGCTGCCGGACGCGGTGGCCCGACTCGCCGAGGCGAAGGCCGACGGCAGTTACACCCCCGCCGAGCAGGTGGTGGTGCTCTACCGGATCAGCGCGCCGGACGACGACCCGGCGTACGGGCTGTTCGCGATGGTGGACACCGACCAGATCTCCACCCGGGCCGACGAGCCCGGCCTGGTCATCCGCAACGAGGACGTCTTCATCGCCAAGGTGCGTGAGCGGGTGGCGCTGGCCGAGTCGCTCGGCCACCTGCTCTCACCCGTACTCCTGCTCCAGACGGGGCGCGGCGACGAACTGCACGCCGCGCTCGCGGCCGCGACCGAGGCGGCCGGCGCGCCCGCCGCCACGGACACCGACCAGGCCGGGCGCACCCACGCCATCTGGCTGCTCGGCCCCGGCCCGGAGCAGGACGAGCTGACCGGCCTCGCCGGCGGCGGGGACCTGGTCGTCGCCGACGGCAACCACCGCAGCCTGGCCGCCCAGACCGGCGGGCTGCCGCGCTTCCTGGCCGTGGTGACAACGCCCGCCTCGGTCGCCATCCAGCCGTACAACCGGCTGGTCAGCGAGCTGACCACCACGCCGGACGAGCTGCTGGACCGGCTGCGCGCGGCGGGCGCCGAGATCGAGCCGATCGACGGCCCGGTCGAGGTCCCGGCGGCCGGCGGCACCGTCCACCTCCGGCTGCCCGGCCAGGGGTACGCGGTGCGCCTGCCCGGCACCGCCGGCGACCGCCTGGAGAACCTGGACCACGCCCTGGTCGAGCGGCTGCTGCTGCGCGACGCGCTGGGCCTGGACCCGGGCGACAAGCGGATCACCTACGTCGGTGGCGACTACCCGGCGAGCTGGCTCACCGGGGAGGTCGACGCCGGGCGGGCCGAGCTGGCGATCCTGATCGCGCCGGTGACCGTCGCGGACTTCGTCGCGGTGAACCTGGCCCGGGAGAAGATGCCGCGCAAGAGCACCTGGTTCACCCCGAAGGCGCGCGGCGGCCTGGTGGTCGCCGAACTGCCCCGCTGAGCGACCGGCCGCACGGCCGTGTGACGAACCCGGCTCGGGGACGCCGCCCCTGCGGCGTCCCCGCCCACGGCCTGACAGACTTCCCGGTATGCGCGTCTACCTGGGATCCGACCACGCCGGTTTCGAGTTGAAGGTGCACCTGGCCAACCACCTGGCCAAGCAGGGGTACGACGTGGTCGACGTCGGCCCGCACAATTACGACCCGGACGACGACTACCCGACGTTCTGCCTGCACACGGGCGACCGGGTGGTGGCCGACGAGACCGGCCTCGGTGTGGTCATCGGCGGTTCCGGCAACGGTGAGCAGATCGCCGCGAACAAGGTCGCCGGGGTCCGGGCCGCGCTGGCCTGGAACGTCGAGACCGCTCAGCTGGCCCGCCAGCACAACGACGCGAACGTGGTCGCGGTGGGCGCCCGCCAACACACCCTGGACGAGGCCACCGCCATCGTCGAGGCGTTCCTGAACACCCCGTTCTCCGGCAACGAGCGGCACGCCCGCCGGATCGCCCAGGTGGCCGCGTACGAGCAGACCCGCCAGCTACCCGACCTGCCCTAACCACCGCCCCTCCCGCCCCCGCGCCCCCGCCCGCGCCCCGCGGCGCTGCCCACGCTCCCTTGCGCGTCGATCTAGGGCCAATCGCTGTGGATGGAGATCCACTAGTGACGATTCCCCCTAGATCGGCGTGCGGTGGGCGCGCGGCGGGCGGCGCGGCGGGCGGCGTGCGGCGGGTGGCGGGTGGGGGTGGGGCACGCGTCAGCGTGGCGAGCGGGGGAGGTCTTCGCGGGGCACCCAGTTGCGCCGGACGACCACCACCCGGGCCTCGGCCTCAGCCAGGTCGTCGTCGGTGGGGCGGGCCCCGTCCCGGGCGCGCAGCGCGGCGCTCAGCCCGACCTGCGACGAGCCGGAGCCGACCAGCCCGCGCAGACCCCGCTCACCGTCGCGCTCGTCGTTGGCCGGGCCCCGACGGCGGGGCGGTGGATCAGCGCCGTCGTGCACCGCGGCGGTGCTGGCCGTCGGGCCGTCGGCACCCTGCCCGGCCGGCTCGGAGCCGGGGTGGTGGCGCAGCCGCCGTCGTCGTCGGTCCGGGTCGCCCATCAGCCGACCGTACCTCGTCGGGTGTGGGATTCGGCACCGTCGTGCCGGCCCGCGTCAGACGGGCTCGGCGACCGATTTGCCGGCTGGCTACCCTCGGATCCAGGCGCCGGTGGTGTCGCCGGCCAGGGGGAGGACGAGATGGCAGACCAGACGCAGCCGTGGGCGGAGCGGACCGTGGAGGTGCCACCGCAGGCCGGCGTCGGGGTGCCGCCGCAGCGGGACGGGTTCCGCCGGGGCGTCGCTCCGGTGGGTCAGCCGCGCGACCCGCGCACCGAGCCGTTCCCGACCGTCGAGCAGACCCCGACCGGCACCGGCTGGGCGGACGGCCCGGAGCCGCGCCGGCCGCTGAGCTGGCGTCTCGCGCAGCTGCGCCGCGGCGGCGAGTGGAGCGCGGCGGCCGGGCTCTTCGCGTTCGTGTGCTGGGGGATCTGGGCGCTCTCCGGCCAGGGCGACCTGACCGGCCCGCTGCTGGTGCTGGTGCTGAGCCTGCTGGTGGCGGTCGGTCTGTTCGCGCTGGCCCGGCTGGTCGGCAGGGTGGTGCTGGAGCGGCAGCTCGGGCGGGTCCGGCGCAGCGCGCGGGGCGCGCATCTGGCCACCGCGGTCTTCCTCGCCGGCCTCGGGGTGGCCTGGCTCCAGCAGACGGAGTGGGTCGTCTCGGTCTGGAACTGGATCTCCTCGAACTGATTCGGGTACGCCCGGGCGGGTCGGCCAGCGCCGCCCGCCCGCGCGTCCGTTCGCGGCACGCCGCGACACCGGTCGTCTCCCCACCAGGCTGGGCCGCTGCTTACCCGGCCGGCCACGGTTCATCCGTGGCCGGCCGGTCCGACTGACGCGACGGAGGGACCTGCTCGGTCCGGCGGTGCGGCGGTCAGTGGGTGCCGCCGTGCCCCTGGGCGTCGGCACGCGGCGAGGCGACCCGAGCGGCAGGGTCCTCGACGCCGGGCTCGCCGCCGTCCGGGGCGACCATCCCGTCGTAGTTGTAGAGCGGTCGGCCGTCCTCGTGCTTGGTGGTCTTGATGTAGCGGTGCATCATGCCGTCGATCTCCAGCTCGACGAGGGCGTCGCCGCCGGTGTCGTGGGTGCTGCCGTCGCGGGGCCCGCCAACCAGGTGTGCCGTGTTGTTCGTGTCCATGAAGAGGCCGTACCCGGCGGTCACGGACCGGAAACGGCCGGCGGTGCCGCGCCCGAGGACACCCGGGCGCGGCACCGGCGGAAGGTCAACGGGCGGCGGGTTGGGCGGCCGCGTAGTCGCGGGCCACCCGGACCAGCTCGACCAGGCCACCGGCGTACTCCTGCGACTCGCCGTGTGCCTCGTCGAACGGCGGCTGGAAGCCGACGCCCTCCCACTGGCCGGTGGTCGGGTTCCACCGGTCGTTGCCGACCTCGAAGTCCCAGGCGAAGATGCCCAGCTCGTAGTAGAGCTGGTCGGCCGAGTTACCGGCGGCCGAGTAGAGCACGTCGGCGACCGGGCCGGTCTGCGACGGCCAGGTGACCGTCCCGCGCTCCTGCGCGATGGCGCCGACGATCCGTCGCGCGCTGTCCAGGAACATCTTCGACTCGTCGATCGACGGCCGCGGGAGGGTGACCCGCCCGTCGGCCCGGTACGCCCCCGGCGGCCACATGAAGTACCCGCCGTAGGAGTGCACGTTCATCGCGAACTTGATGTTCGGGTGGGCCTGGGCGAGCGCGACCACGTTGCGGCTCTCCGCCTCGGACAGCTCCGCGCTGCCCGCGTAGTTGCCCGAGAGGCAGTTGGCGCTGGCGCCCACATAGCCGTCGAAGTAGGACCCGACGGTGTAGTTGCGGTTGACGTCGACGCCCCACGAGGTGCGGTACCGCGGGTCCCGGGTGGGCCCGGTGCAGTGGTTGACCAGGTTCTTGCGCTGGAAGTTGTAGTCGTTGAACGAGTAGTTCGCGCCGTCCGGGTTGACCGTCGGGATGACGAACACGTCGACCTGCTCCAGCAGTTCGCGGGTGGCCGGATCGGTGCGGGCGTTGGCCAGCATCCGCTCGGCGAACTCCAGCGTCACCAGCGGCGTGGCCCACTCCCGGGCGTGTTCCTGGGAGTACGCCAGCACCCCGACCCGGGAGCCGTCCCGGTGTACGCCGAGGCGCAGCGCCTGGACCGTCCACGGCTTCGCCGGCACCTCGGTGCCCTGGAGCCCGTCGTCGAGCCGGGCCGGACCGGCGACCGGCATCGGCAGCCCGGCAGAGCCGTCCTCGACGGTGGCCCGGAACCGGTTCGGCTGGCGGGCGTTGATCGCCGCCGCGACCTCGTCGGTGGTGCTCACCGTCTTGCCGGCGGTGTCGGTGGCGAGCGTGACCGTGAGGACGCGGTCGCGGTAGCTGACGGTCAGCGGCCGGTTCCGCCGGCCCGGGTCGACCGTCCGTACCTGCACGCCGTTCATGCCCTGATCGCCGAAGCGGACCGACTCGACCACCACGGCGGACACCGCCGGGTCGCCCAGGTACGCGACGGCGTTGCGCCGGTACCCCTGGGTCCGGTTCGGCAGGTTGATCACGTCCACCAGGCCCCGGTACTGGCGAGCCAGCCGCTTGATCCGCGCCTGGATGTCCACCGGCGTCAGGTACGCGTCGATGAAGTCCTTCTGGTAGCCGGCTGGCAGCGGCGGCGGGGTCGCGTTCGGCCAGAGGGCCGGTGTGACCGCGCGGCTGACCCCGCCGAGGCTGGAGGTGGCGGTCAGCTGGACCGGCCGGTTCGGCACCGGCTGGGGGAGCGCGTAGTGGTACTGGTACTCGCCGGAGTCCTCGAACCGGGACAGCGGGAACGACCCGGTGGTGCCGTCCGCCGTACGCCAGCTGACGGTGATCTCCACGTCCGGGTCGTCGGTGGCGGTGGTGGCCACCTGCGCCTGCAGGAACGTCTGCCCGCTCGTGGTCCACCAGTACGCCTGCTGCACCTGGAGGGTGTCCACCGCGGCGGCGGCCGTGGTCCGCTGGCCGGAGGCGGAAGCGCGCAGCCCGGCGGCGGTGCGGGCCTGAGCCGCGCGGACGCTCTCGGCGTGGTGCCGGCTGCCGTCCCCGGCGCGCTGCACGATCTGCACGGCGGTCGCGCCCTGCGCGGTCAGGTCGGCGAGCTGGGCGCCGGTCAGCACCAGGTCGGCGAGGATCCGTCCGTCCCGGGCCCGGGGTCGGTTGGCCAGGTCGGCTCCGGTGGCGACCAGGCGGTCGAGCTGAGCCTGATCGCGGAGCTGCACCCGGACCAGGGCGGTCTCGGTGGCGGTCAGGGTGATCGGTGTGGCCGGGGCGGCGGGTGCCGCGGTGCCCTGGCCGGGATGGGACAGTACCGCGCTGACCAGGATCGCTGTGGTCGCGGCAGCTGTCCACCGTCGTCGGACGATCATGTGCCCTCCTGACGGACGTCAATGGGTCTGGTCCTTACACCAGTCCATAGATCGACAGCTGTCAAGGGAATGATCGGTAAGTACCACGTACGGGCGTCGCTCCGGACCGCCGCCGAAATCCAGGGACAGCGTCGCGGCGGGAAGCGTCGTAGGCTGTGCGGCCGGCGGTCGGGCAGAGCATGAGACGTTCAAAGCCTCTGCCCGTTCCCCAGGGCGAGCACCTGATGGAGTGACGCGACGTGGCATCTCAGAGGACACTCACGAACCGGGCTGGTCGTCGTCGGCCGGCGATCGCCGTCGCGCTGTGCGGAGGCCTCGCCGCGATCATCGCCCTCCTGGTGGGAATCCCCAGCGTGACCGGTGGCGGCTGGGGTGTCCTCAACTCCCCGCAGTCATCCTCTTCAGCTGCGCCCCAATCAGGGCCGACCGCGCAAGCGGCCTCCGACAGGCCGGTGCCCGCGGCGCAGGTCATCAAGGCTTGCGTCGGGGGCAGGCTTGACTCAGCATAAGGTGACGCTGATGAATGCCATACCGGACTGTCTAGTCCTGGAGGTCATCCGCGGCGGTGGCGGGCGGTGGGTTGAGCGCAGCGTGCTTAGAACGCGGCGAGCAGCGCCGGCAGGTCGGAATCGGCCTGGGTCAGTACGTGTATACCGCCGACGACGGTGAGCATGCGCATGCAGCCGTCGACCTCGATGTAGACGTAGTCGCCTCGGTTGACCACCGCGGATAGCGACACGAATCTCGTTGCATGGGCCGTGCAGGGTTTGGCGGGTGTCGACCACACCAACCTTCCGTTGAGTTCGGCCACACGATCGGACGGCACCTTGCTGCCACGCTCGAACTCGGCGATCGTGGGGTCGCCCTGCCGCGTGTCCGACATCCGATAACGGCAGACCACGGTCAACGTTGCGAGTTCGGGGGCGGGCAGGCCCACCGGCGGAGACGGCAGATACTGGCCGTCCTCACGCTCCTGCGGGGACGGCCGGAACTCGTCACGCCAACGCTGCTGGCAGCCGGCCTTCGCCGCCGCCCCAGAGATGATCTGTTCGACGACCCTGGTGCGAACCACCGTCAACCGCAGCGCCTCGCCGGCGTCGAGCACCTCGACCCTGGGCAGGCCGCAGTCGTTGACCGGGACACCAGGCCGCAGCCAACGCCCGTCCCGATCGAGCAGAACCAACCACGGCGGGTTTCGGCTGCCGTCCCCACAACCTTCGCCCGATCGCGGCTCGTCCGGCAGACGCAGCGCCCCAACGATCGCACCGATATCGTCGACGCGGCTCTCAACCTCGACGCGGTCACGGCCGCCATCTGGCTGGTCTCGCTCCTCTCGCGCGCAGACCACCGCGGACACCGGGTGGAACCCGTCGCCGAGCAGCGCCGGATACCGACCCCAGTCGTCGGCGTTCGGCTCGAACTCCTCCGCACACGACGTCCAGGCAGCATGGATCACCGGCTCGCGATCCCGAGGCGGAGAGTAGCCGGTACTGGCCGGAAGGTTGCCGCAGCCGGCGAGGATGGCCACGGCGAGCACGAGCACAGGGGCACATCTCAGCACACCGCTAAGACGCGACCCGGCACGCATCCGTTCCAACCTCCCACCCGATGCCTCCGGCGGCAATGGCCGGGGAGCAAACAGGCGTACGCCACGCGGGTCGCGCAACCCTGGCCGCTTCCTCCTTGCCGTGGTCACGTCCAACAGCATCGGGTAGGCAGCAGACGATCTGCAACAGTGACTGGCGTTCCTTTCCCAGCTCGCCGGACGATCGCATAGACCTAGGCATTACGAGATCAAGTTTCCGACTCGCCTACCTGGCCAACCGTTGGTTGAGCTGCGATTTGCCTTCCGGCATCTCTCAGGTCGGGCGCTCATCTGACCTGGGCCTTCGTGTGTCAGTGGGCGACGAGAATCGAACCCGCACCGTCGGTTTGGAAGAGCGTGCTCAACCGGTCGTGATGCCCGAAACGCCTGCGGCCGGCGGCGGAGCTGGTTGCCCCTCGTGCCCGCTCATGACCGCTGGGCGCCACGGTTACTGGCCCATGGATGGCCCGTGATGGCCTTGGGATTAGAAGAAGATCGCGGATGGCTGGTCGGGTGGGGACCTCCCTGGCCAGGCAGTCCGTCGTCGTCCGTTGGTGTCGGCGGTTGGCGGCGGTCTTGGCTGTACCGAAGGCTGTACGGCCACACGGTTTAGGAAGTGTGGACACGGA
Above is a window of Micromonospora coriariae DNA encoding:
- a CDS encoding mycothiol-dependent nitroreductase Rv2466c family protein; protein product: MTERVAVDMWFDPACPWAWITSRWLLEVEKVRDVDIRFHVMSLAVLNEGRDELPEEYKEFLKTAWGPVRLCIAAEQRYGGDVLRKLYTALGTRIHLDKEERGRELYVAALADADLDPALVEAADSTEYDEALRASHEAGMRPVGQDVGTPVIHAPGPDGGQVAFFGPVITPAPKGEAAGRLWDGVLLVAGTPGFYELKRTREQGPIFD
- a CDS encoding DUF1015 family protein, whose protein sequence is MTVVHPIARAWITTGGTGAQNYDEFADDAEITAIIEANPHSALGIEMPHRAPESQGKSFLDALPDAVARLAEAKADGSYTPAEQVVVLYRISAPDDDPAYGLFAMVDTDQISTRADEPGLVIRNEDVFIAKVRERVALAESLGHLLSPVLLLQTGRGDELHAALAAATEAAGAPAATDTDQAGRTHAIWLLGPGPEQDELTGLAGGGDLVVADGNHRSLAAQTGGLPRFLAVVTTPASVAIQPYNRLVSELTTTPDELLDRLRAAGAEIEPIDGPVEVPAAGGTVHLRLPGQGYAVRLPGTAGDRLENLDHALVERLLLRDALGLDPGDKRITYVGGDYPASWLTGEVDAGRAELAILIAPVTVADFVAVNLAREKMPRKSTWFTPKARGGLVVAELPR
- a CDS encoding ribose-5-phosphate isomerase; translated protein: MRVYLGSDHAGFELKVHLANHLAKQGYDVVDVGPHNYDPDDDYPTFCLHTGDRVVADETGLGVVIGGSGNGEQIAANKVAGVRAALAWNVETAQLARQHNDANVVAVGARQHTLDEATAIVEAFLNTPFSGNERHARRIAQVAAYEQTRQLPDLP
- a CDS encoding M14 family zinc carboxypeptidase; the protein is MIVRRRWTAAATTAILVSAVLSHPGQGTAAPAAPATPITLTATETALVRVQLRDQAQLDRLVATGADLANRPRARDGRILADLVLTGAQLADLTAQGATAVQIVQRAGDGSRHHAESVRAAQARTAAGLRASASGQRTTAAAAVDTLQVQQAYWWTTSGQTFLQAQVATTATDDPDVEITVSWRTADGTTGSFPLSRFEDSGEYQYHYALPQPVPNRPVQLTATSSLGGVSRAVTPALWPNATPPPLPAGYQKDFIDAYLTPVDIQARIKRLARQYRGLVDVINLPNRTQGYRRNAVAYLGDPAVSAVVVESVRFGDQGMNGVQVRTVDPGRRNRPLTVSYRDRVLTVTLATDTAGKTVSTTDEVAAAINARQPNRFRATVEDGSAGLPMPVAGPARLDDGLQGTEVPAKPWTVQALRLGVHRDGSRVGVLAYSQEHAREWATPLVTLEFAERMLANARTDPATRELLEQVDVFVIPTVNPDGANYSFNDYNFQRKNLVNHCTGPTRDPRYRTSWGVDVNRNYTVGSYFDGYVGASANCLSGNYAGSAELSEAESRNVVALAQAHPNIKFAMNVHSYGGYFMWPPGAYRADGRVTLPRPSIDESKMFLDSARRIVGAIAQERGTVTWPSQTGPVADVLYSAAGNSADQLYYELGIFAWDFEVGNDRWNPTTGQWEGVGFQPPFDEAHGESQEYAGGLVELVRVARDYAAAQPAAR